A single genomic interval of Mobula hypostoma chromosome 7, sMobHyp1.1, whole genome shotgun sequence harbors:
- the LOC134348850 gene encoding heart- and neural crest derivatives-expressed protein 2-like, which produces MGTMNVVGSLHHHPAVHEGFPFAPGSRCQQDHPFLQSWFLNQGVLSPDYSSQPSRSPDRSVNGAFSDHARQAPGHRRGAAVTKKERRRTESINSAFAELRDCIPNVPADTKLSKIKTLRLATSYIAYLMDTLAKDSQVGETEAFKADLKKMDSRESKRKRETNETMSAPKSSSDKRLKGRTGWPQQVWALELCQ; this is translated from the exons ATGGGAACCATGAACGTCGTTGGCAGTTTACACCATCACCCCGCCGTGCACGAGGGCTTTCCATTCGCCCCAGGTAGCCGTTGCCAACAAGACCATCCGTTTTTGCAGAGCTGGTTCCTAAATCAGGGAGTTCTGTCCCCCGATTACTCCAGCCAGCCTTCCCGCAGCCCCGATCGCAGTGTTAACGGAGCGTTCTCCGATCACGCCCGACAAGCACCAGGGCACCGCAGAGGAGCGGCCGTCACGAAGAAGGAGCGGCGCCGTACGGAGAGCATCAATAGCGCCTTCGCCGAGCTGCGGGACTGCATTCCCAACGTCCCGGCCGATACTAAACTATCCAAGATTAAAACGCTTCGGTTGGCTACTAGTTACATTGCTTATCTCATGGATACTTTGGCAAAAGACAGTCAGGTCGGGGAGACGGAAGCTTTCAAAGCGGATCTGAAGAAAATGGACAGTAGAGAAAGTAAACGCAAACGAGAGACG AACGAAACAATGAGCGCACCCAAAAGCAGCAGCGACAAGAGACTGAAGGGGAGAACGGGGTGGCCACAGCAAGTCTGGGCTCTCGAACTCTGCCAGTGA